One region of Ornithinibacter aureus genomic DNA includes:
- the alaS gene encoding alanine--tRNA ligase, which translates to METAEIRRRWLAFFEKNGHTVVPSAPLIHDDPNLLFVNAGMVPFKPYFLGQETPLWDRATSVQKCVRTGDIEEVGKTSRHGTFFQMNGNFSFGDYFKEGAITLAWQLVTTSQAEGGYGLDADKIWPTVYEDDDEAFAIWRDTIGIPAERITRRGKLDNYWHMGVPGPGGPCSEIYLDRGPEYGLEGGPAVDEDRYLEFWNLVFMQEELSAVRAKDDFDISGPLPKRNIDTGMGLERMATLLQGVDNLYEIDEVYPVIARAAEMTGKSYGEHSGQSAGSSHPDDVRLRVVADHVRSALMLIGDGVTPGNEGRGYVLRRMLRRSVRSMRLLGYEDPCLPELLPVSLERMQNSYPELATGFDRIAQIAYAEEDAFRRTLAAGTTILDTAVARTKEAGGSTLAGEQAFALHDTYGFPIDLTLEMAAEQGLEVDRDGFTRLMREQRERARADAKGKKARHANTEVWRDLRAGGATDFRAYEELTSEATVIGLVVDGEPVQEIAPGQQGQVVLDRTPFYAESGGQIADEGIITADGVHLKVIDVQRPVKGLIAHTVEVVTGGLQTGTSVLAQVDPEWRLSACQAHSGTHVVHAALRQVLGPSALQSGSYNKPGYLRLDFAWGQALSAATRSEIEEVANLAVRRDLPVSATYMPLPKAREIGALALFGETYGEDVRVVEIGGEWSRELCGGTHVQHSSQVGALTLTGESSVGSGVRRVEAFVGMDALRHLARERAIVAELSGLVGARPDELTDRIGAMVARLKEAERELERVRKEAVAAAAGNLTEQARDVNGVTFLGHDAGDSGADDVRTMVMDLRGRLGNQGPVVVAITGAAKGRPVVVVATNEAARSRGIRAGELVRVAATTLGGGGGGKDDIAQGGGQDVAKVGEALSAVEWRVGELAG; encoded by the coding sequence ATGGAAACCGCTGAGATCCGGCGCCGCTGGCTGGCCTTCTTCGAGAAGAACGGCCACACCGTCGTCCCCTCCGCGCCGCTCATCCACGACGACCCGAACCTGCTGTTCGTCAACGCCGGGATGGTGCCGTTCAAGCCGTACTTCCTCGGCCAGGAGACCCCGCTGTGGGACCGCGCGACCAGTGTGCAGAAGTGCGTGCGCACCGGGGACATCGAGGAGGTCGGCAAGACCTCCCGGCACGGCACGTTCTTCCAGATGAACGGCAACTTCTCGTTCGGTGACTACTTCAAGGAGGGTGCCATCACCCTCGCCTGGCAGCTGGTCACCACCTCGCAGGCCGAGGGGGGATACGGCCTGGACGCCGACAAGATCTGGCCGACCGTCTACGAGGACGACGACGAGGCCTTCGCCATCTGGCGCGACACGATCGGCATTCCCGCCGAGCGGATCACCCGGCGGGGCAAGCTCGACAACTACTGGCACATGGGGGTCCCCGGCCCCGGTGGCCCGTGCAGCGAGATCTACCTCGACCGTGGCCCGGAGTACGGGCTCGAGGGTGGCCCCGCCGTCGACGAGGACCGCTACCTCGAGTTCTGGAACCTGGTGTTCATGCAGGAGGAGCTCTCGGCGGTCCGCGCCAAGGACGACTTCGACATCTCCGGCCCGCTGCCCAAGCGCAACATCGACACCGGCATGGGTCTGGAGCGCATGGCCACCCTGCTCCAGGGCGTCGACAACCTGTACGAGATCGACGAGGTCTACCCGGTCATCGCCCGGGCGGCCGAGATGACCGGCAAGAGCTACGGCGAGCACTCGGGCCAGTCCGCGGGCTCCAGCCACCCCGACGACGTCCGGCTCCGGGTCGTCGCCGACCACGTGCGCTCGGCGCTCATGCTCATCGGCGACGGCGTGACCCCCGGAAACGAGGGCCGCGGTTACGTCCTGCGCCGGATGCTGCGTCGCTCGGTGCGCTCCATGCGCCTGCTCGGCTACGAGGACCCGTGCCTGCCCGAGCTGCTGCCGGTCTCGCTCGAGCGCATGCAGAACTCCTACCCCGAGCTGGCCACCGGCTTCGACCGGATCGCCCAGATCGCCTACGCAGAGGAGGACGCCTTCCGGCGCACCCTGGCCGCGGGGACCACGATCCTCGACACGGCCGTCGCCCGCACCAAGGAGGCCGGTGGCTCCACGCTCGCGGGGGAGCAGGCCTTCGCGCTGCACGACACCTACGGCTTCCCCATCGACCTCACCCTGGAGATGGCCGCCGAACAGGGGCTGGAGGTGGACCGGGACGGGTTCACCCGCCTCATGCGCGAGCAGCGGGAACGCGCACGGGCCGACGCCAAGGGCAAGAAGGCCAGGCACGCCAACACCGAGGTCTGGCGCGACCTGCGGGCCGGCGGCGCGACCGACTTCCGCGCCTACGAGGAGCTGACCAGCGAGGCCACCGTCATCGGCCTCGTCGTCGACGGCGAACCCGTGCAGGAGATCGCACCCGGTCAGCAGGGCCAGGTCGTGCTCGACCGCACCCCCTTCTACGCCGAGTCAGGCGGTCAGATCGCCGACGAGGGCATCATCACGGCCGACGGTGTGCACCTGAAGGTCATCGACGTCCAGCGGCCGGTCAAGGGCCTCATCGCCCACACCGTCGAGGTCGTGACCGGTGGCCTGCAGACCGGCACGAGCGTGCTGGCCCAGGTCGACCCCGAGTGGCGGCTCTCGGCCTGCCAGGCCCACTCCGGCACCCACGTCGTCCACGCGGCCCTGCGCCAGGTGCTCGGCCCCTCGGCCCTGCAGTCCGGGTCGTACAACAAGCCCGGCTACCTGCGACTCGACTTCGCCTGGGGCCAGGCCCTGTCGGCGGCCACCCGCAGCGAGATCGAGGAGGTCGCCAACCTGGCGGTCCGTCGTGACCTGCCCGTCTCGGCCACGTACATGCCGCTGCCCAAGGCACGCGAGATCGGTGCCCTGGCGCTGTTCGGTGAGACCTACGGCGAGGACGTGCGGGTCGTCGAGATCGGCGGCGAGTGGAGCCGTGAGCTCTGTGGCGGTACCCACGTCCAGCACTCCAGCCAGGTCGGTGCCCTCACCCTCACCGGTGAGTCCTCCGTCGGGTCCGGCGTGCGGCGCGTCGAGGCCTTCGTCGGCATGGACGCGCTGCGTCACCTGGCGCGGGAGCGGGCGATCGTCGCCGAGCTGAGCGGCCTCGTCGGTGCACGGCCCGACGAGCTGACCGACCGCATCGGGGCCATGGTGGCTCGTCTCAAGGAGGCCGAGCGCGAGCTCGAGCGGGTGCGCAAGGAGGCCGTGGCGGCGGCCGCGGGCAACCTCACCGAGCAGGCCCGCGACGTCAACGGGGTCACCTTCCTCGGCCACGACGCCGGGGATTCCGGTGCTGACGACGTGCGCACGATGGTCATGGACCTTCGGGGACGCCTGGGCAACCAAGGCCCCGTCGTCGTCGCCATCACGGGCGCGGCCAAGGGGCGTCCCGTCGTCGTCGTGGCGACCAACGAGGCGGCCCGTTCCCGCGGCATCCGGGCCGGTGAGCTCGTCCGGGTGGCGGCCACGACCCTCGGCGGCGGCGGTGGCGGCAAGGACGACATCGCCCAGGGCGGTGGGCAGGACGTCGCCAAGGTCGGCGAGGCACTGTCCGCCGTGGAGTGGCGCGTCGGGGAGCTCGCCGGCTGA
- the ruvX gene encoding Holliday junction resolvase RuvX has product MPEPSGSWVGVDVGTVRVGVARSDPHGILATPVATLARDPDAAVSPQDPDVTSIADLVTELGAVGVIVGLPRSMSGVEGPSAAKARQYASVVAARIAPVWVRLVDERLTSVDAHRTLRDSGVSGRRQRAVVDQAAAVLILQNALDTQRTTGSPPGEQVRIGRRKPRTKDAKP; this is encoded by the coding sequence ATGCCGGAGCCGTCCGGGAGCTGGGTCGGTGTCGACGTCGGCACCGTGCGGGTCGGCGTCGCCCGAAGCGACCCGCACGGCATCCTCGCAACCCCGGTGGCGACGCTTGCGCGGGACCCGGATGCCGCCGTGTCGCCGCAGGACCCGGACGTCACCTCGATCGCGGACCTCGTCACCGAGCTCGGCGCGGTCGGCGTGATCGTCGGACTGCCCCGGTCGATGTCCGGTGTCGAGGGTCCGAGCGCCGCGAAGGCGCGCCAGTATGCTTCCGTCGTTGCGGCGCGCATCGCGCCGGTGTGGGTGCGCCTCGTCGATGAGCGCCTGACCAGCGTCGATGCCCACCGCACGCTGCGTGACAGCGGTGTCTCCGGTCGGCGACAGCGCGCGGTGGTCGACCAGGCCGCCGCGGTGCTCATCCTCCAGAACGCCCTGGACACCCAGCGCACCACCGGATCCCCACCCGGGGAACAGGTCCGGATCGGACGGCGCAAGCCACGGACGAAGGATGCCAAGCCGTGA
- the mltG gene encoding endolytic transglycosylase MltG, giving the protein MTQGDVSHTIFGEPEPPPTRLRARRRQPQRRNRRWLVLLIALALLGGAAWAAVSVIKPVVASVFDFGGSESADFPGPGEGEVEIVVSPGETGEDIATTLRDAGVVKTRGAYIDVARSDPERAAAIQPGRYTLLKGMTAAEAFAVLADPANRITSGTTVREGLWATETFEVLSASTGIPVKEYAAAAKDAKAIGLPAEAEGNVEGWLAPSTYEFPENSTAAEQLAAMVAQTVKVLDAAGVATKDRKDVLILASLVEAEAKLDEDRPKIARVFLNRLETDGEPTYGLLQSDAAVSYGAQRRSLFPSSAELNDASNPYNTRLIPGLPPGPISNPGAASINAAANPADGPWFFFVAVNPITGETKYGVTLEDHNRNVRELTAYCNEKPKDCGL; this is encoded by the coding sequence GTGACGCAGGGCGACGTCTCCCACACGATCTTCGGTGAGCCCGAACCGCCGCCCACGCGGCTCCGTGCGCGCCGCCGCCAGCCACAGCGCAGGAACCGACGCTGGCTCGTGCTGCTCATCGCCCTCGCCCTGCTCGGCGGTGCCGCGTGGGCCGCCGTGAGCGTGATCAAGCCGGTGGTGGCCTCGGTGTTCGACTTCGGCGGCTCGGAGAGCGCGGACTTCCCGGGACCCGGCGAGGGCGAGGTCGAGATCGTCGTCTCCCCGGGGGAGACCGGAGAGGACATCGCGACGACGCTGCGGGACGCCGGCGTGGTCAAGACCAGGGGTGCCTACATCGACGTCGCACGTTCCGACCCCGAGCGGGCCGCCGCCATCCAGCCCGGCAGGTACACCCTGCTCAAGGGGATGACGGCAGCAGAGGCGTTCGCTGTCCTCGCAGACCCGGCCAACCGGATCACCTCGGGGACGACGGTGCGCGAGGGGCTGTGGGCCACCGAGACCTTCGAGGTGCTGTCGGCGTCGACCGGCATCCCGGTCAAGGAGTACGCCGCCGCCGCCAAGGACGCCAAGGCGATCGGACTGCCCGCCGAGGCGGAGGGCAACGTCGAGGGCTGGCTGGCCCCCTCGACCTACGAGTTCCCCGAGAACTCCACCGCCGCCGAGCAGCTCGCGGCCATGGTCGCCCAGACCGTCAAGGTGCTCGACGCCGCAGGTGTGGCCACCAAGGACCGCAAGGACGTGCTCATCCTGGCCTCACTCGTCGAGGCCGAGGCCAAGCTCGACGAGGACCGGCCCAAGATCGCCCGGGTGTTCCTCAACCGGCTGGAAACCGACGGGGAGCCGACCTACGGCCTGCTCCAGTCGGATGCGGCCGTGTCCTACGGGGCTCAGCGCAGGTCGTTGTTCCCCAGCTCGGCCGAGCTCAATGACGCCAGCAACCCGTACAACACCCGGCTCATCCCCGGCCTGCCTCCGGGCCCGATCAGCAACCCCGGTGCGGCGTCGATCAACGCTGCCGCGAACCCCGCGGACGGCCCGTGGTTCTTCTTCGTCGCCGTCAACCCCATCACCGGGGAGACCAAGTACGGGGTCACCCTGGAAGACCACAACAGGAACGTGCGCGAGCTGACCGCGTACTGCAACGAGAAGCCCAAGGACTGCGGGCTGTGA
- a CDS encoding shikimate dehydrogenase — translation MRAAVLGSPIAHSLSPVIHRAGYLAAGLTGWEYTAHEVDADALPGFVDGLDASWRGLSLTMPLKQVAGALATTVDAVASRSGAVNTLVRRADGGWDATNTDVMGIIEALRPHLPDGATRALVLGSGATARSAVLAMAGLGITTLTVRARDTAKAADLLSWALGLDIGIRNGSVADLGPWVSTRDDVVVSTLPATAAEAVAATVPTVHHGILLDVVYAGWPTPPARAAADAGMTVVSGLDMLVHQAAEQFRLFTGHDAPVAEMAAAGRAALAAR, via the coding sequence GTGAGGGCAGCCGTCCTCGGCTCACCGATCGCTCACTCCCTGTCGCCCGTGATCCACCGGGCCGGGTACCTCGCGGCCGGGCTCACCGGATGGGAGTACACCGCCCACGAGGTGGATGCCGACGCACTTCCCGGGTTCGTCGACGGCCTGGACGCCTCCTGGCGCGGCCTGTCCCTGACGATGCCGCTCAAGCAGGTCGCCGGTGCGCTGGCCACGACGGTGGATGCCGTGGCCAGCCGATCGGGTGCCGTCAACACCCTGGTGCGACGGGCCGACGGAGGGTGGGATGCGACGAACACCGACGTCATGGGCATCATCGAGGCGCTGCGGCCGCACCTGCCCGACGGAGCGACCCGAGCGCTGGTGCTCGGGTCCGGTGCGACCGCTCGGTCTGCCGTGCTCGCCATGGCCGGGCTCGGCATCACCACCCTCACCGTGCGGGCCCGCGACACGGCCAAGGCGGCCGACCTGCTGAGCTGGGCGCTCGGCCTCGACATCGGGATCCGCAACGGCTCGGTGGCCGACCTCGGGCCGTGGGTGAGCACGCGGGACGACGTCGTGGTCTCCACCCTGCCCGCGACGGCTGCCGAGGCGGTCGCCGCCACGGTCCCGACGGTGCACCACGGCATCCTGCTCGACGTCGTCTATGCCGGCTGGCCGACACCCCCGGCGCGAGCCGCGGCCGACGCCGGGATGACGGTGGTGTCGGGACTGGACATGCTCGTGCACCAGGCAGCGGAGCAGTTCCGTCTCTTCACCGGGCACGATGCCCCGGTGGCCGAGATGGCCGCCGCAGGTCGGGCGGCCCTGGCGGCGCGATGA
- a CDS encoding prepilin peptidase produces the protein MTPWWVVAGCALVMGVVGHLTGQRLATGGYRIPEDDAERAVGRNWWPGLLCGALSAVAALAVGDLAGWAALPAYLLFAWLTVGLIWIDLDVHRLPVGLVVPTGWGILVLLAVASLASGDRRWLGAVVGFVVMGLVYLVLAVLPGGGVGGGDVRLAPLIGALLGWLGAAHLVIGLAAGFLIGGVAAAALLVLGRAGLKSSIAYGPAMCLGAWVGIAATSRILTVLSGG, from the coding sequence ATGACCCCCTGGTGGGTCGTCGCAGGCTGCGCCCTGGTCATGGGGGTGGTCGGCCACCTGACCGGCCAGCGGCTCGCGACGGGCGGCTACCGGATCCCCGAGGACGACGCCGAGCGCGCGGTGGGGCGCAACTGGTGGCCCGGGCTGCTGTGCGGTGCGCTGTCGGCGGTGGCGGCCCTGGCCGTCGGTGACCTCGCGGGCTGGGCGGCGCTTCCGGCCTACCTGCTCTTCGCGTGGTTGACCGTCGGCCTCATCTGGATCGACCTCGACGTGCACCGGCTCCCGGTGGGCCTCGTCGTCCCCACCGGCTGGGGCATCCTCGTGCTCCTGGCCGTCGCGTCCCTCGCATCCGGGGACCGGCGCTGGCTGGGCGCCGTCGTCGGGTTCGTCGTCATGGGACTGGTCTACCTCGTGCTGGCGGTGCTGCCCGGTGGTGGTGTCGGCGGGGGAGACGTGCGGCTGGCGCCCCTCATCGGTGCGCTGCTCGGCTGGCTCGGCGCAGCCCACCTGGTCATCGGGCTGGCCGCCGGGTTCCTCATCGGCGGGGTGGCCGCTGCGGCGCTGCTCGTGCTCGGCAGGGCAGGCCTGAAGTCGTCGATCGCGTACGGGCCGGCGATGTGCCTCGGGGCCTGGGTGGGCATCGCGGCGACATCCCGGATCCTGACCGTGCTGTCGGGCGGCTGA
- the aroC gene encoding chorismate synthase, which translates to MLRWLTAGESHGPALVATIDGLPAGVVVSSDDLAGALARRRLGHGRGARMSFERDDVEFLGGVRHGVTLGSPIAIRVGNSEWPKWQTVMSPDPVAADDLAAANDINAEKEIARNRPLTRPRPGHADLVGMQKYGFDDARPVLERASARETAARVALGEVAARFLDQAYGIRLVSHTVAIGAAAVAEDAPLPTADDVAALDADPVRAFDAAGSAAMVAEVDAAHKDGDTLGGVVEVVVTGLPPGLGSHVHWDRRLDARLAGALMGIQAIKGVEVGDGFRTATRRGSVAHDEMERGADGVIRRRTGRAGGTEGGMSVGGLLRVRAAMKPISTVPRALETVDVASDEPARAIHQRSDVCAVPAAGVVAEAMVALVLAEACLEKFGGDCVAETARNHASYLAAIPASMRTWDDE; encoded by the coding sequence ATGCTGCGCTGGTTGACCGCCGGGGAGTCACACGGCCCCGCCCTCGTCGCGACGATCGACGGGTTGCCCGCCGGAGTCGTCGTCTCCAGCGACGACCTCGCCGGGGCGCTGGCCCGTCGCCGCCTCGGCCACGGCCGCGGGGCCCGGATGTCCTTCGAGCGTGACGACGTGGAGTTCCTCGGTGGGGTGCGCCACGGCGTGACCCTCGGCTCGCCCATCGCGATCAGGGTGGGCAACAGCGAGTGGCCCAAGTGGCAGACCGTCATGAGCCCCGACCCCGTCGCCGCCGACGACCTCGCCGCGGCCAACGACATCAACGCCGAGAAGGAGATCGCCCGCAACCGGCCGCTCACCCGGCCCCGCCCGGGTCACGCAGACCTCGTCGGGATGCAGAAGTACGGCTTCGACGACGCGCGCCCCGTGCTCGAGCGGGCATCGGCCCGCGAGACGGCTGCCCGGGTGGCGCTCGGAGAGGTGGCGGCACGCTTCCTCGACCAGGCCTACGGCATCCGCCTGGTGTCCCACACGGTCGCCATCGGCGCGGCCGCGGTCGCCGAGGACGCGCCGTTGCCGACCGCTGACGACGTCGCGGCCCTCGACGCCGATCCGGTGCGCGCCTTCGACGCCGCCGGCTCCGCCGCAATGGTCGCCGAGGTCGACGCCGCCCACAAGGACGGCGACACCCTCGGGGGAGTGGTCGAGGTCGTCGTCACCGGGCTGCCGCCGGGCCTGGGCTCGCACGTGCACTGGGACCGGCGCCTCGACGCACGCCTCGCGGGGGCCCTCATGGGCATCCAGGCCATCAAGGGTGTCGAGGTCGGTGATGGCTTCCGCACCGCGACCCGGCGCGGCTCGGTCGCCCACGACGAGATGGAGCGCGGCGCCGACGGGGTCATCCGTCGCCGCACCGGGCGGGCCGGCGGCACCGAGGGCGGCATGTCGGTCGGTGGGTTGCTCCGCGTTCGCGCGGCCATGAAGCCCATCTCGACGGTGCCCCGCGCCCTGGAGACCGTCGACGTCGCCTCCGACGAGCCCGCCCGCGCCATCCACCAGCGCTCCGACGTCTGCGCGGTGCCGGCGGCCGGTGTGGTCGCCGAGGCGATGGTCGCCCTCGTGCTGGCCGAGGCCTGCCTGGAGAAGTTCGGCGGCGACTGCGTCGCCGAGACCGCACGCAACCACGCGTCGTACCTGGCCGCCATCCCGGCCTCGATGCGCACCTGGGACGACGAATGA
- a CDS encoding shikimate kinase yields the protein MSPRVVLIGPPGSGKSTVGAALAGLLDVPLHDTDAAIEAAAGRSISDIFIEDGEPTFRELERAEVARAVEQEHGVLALGGGAPVDPLTEQVLAGQVVVFLDVGIADASRRVGFDQSRPLLAVNPRASWVRLMNERRPVYERVATHRVDTAGRTPQAIAEEIATLLGSS from the coding sequence ATGAGCCCGCGGGTGGTGCTCATCGGGCCACCCGGGTCGGGCAAGAGCACCGTGGGAGCCGCCTTGGCCGGGCTGCTCGACGTGCCGCTGCACGACACCGACGCCGCGATCGAGGCGGCTGCGGGCCGCTCGATCTCGGACATCTTCATCGAGGACGGCGAGCCCACCTTCCGTGAGCTCGAGCGGGCCGAGGTGGCCCGTGCGGTCGAGCAGGAGCACGGCGTGCTGGCCCTCGGCGGTGGCGCGCCCGTGGACCCGCTGACCGAGCAGGTGCTCGCCGGGCAGGTCGTCGTGTTCCTCGACGTCGGGATCGCCGATGCCTCGAGGCGGGTGGGCTTCGACCAGAGCCGTCCCCTGCTCGCGGTCAACCCGCGGGCGTCGTGGGTGCGCCTGATGAACGAGCGACGGCCCGTCTACGAGCGGGTCGCCACCCACCGCGTCGACACCGCAGGCCGCACCCCGCAGGCCATCGCCGAGGAGATCGCCACCCTGCTGGGGTCGTCGTGA
- the aroB gene encoding 3-dehydroquinate synthase, with amino-acid sequence MTSSATVIPVGTSYDVVVGHGVSDRVTDLLSGDVRQVLVVRPQSLARLAAPVVHRLREAGLTVHEAAVPDNEVAKTAQVAAGLWATLGQHAFTRSDAVVAVGGGTVTDLAGFVAATWLRGVAVVHVPTTLLAMVDAAVGGKTGINTAEGKNLVGSFHEPAGVLCDLDALATLPRPDLVAGLAEVVKAGFIADPRILELVEGDLDAATRADGPAMRELVERAIAMKAEVVAADLKESWLREILNYGHTLGHAVEQVEGYHRRHGEAVAIGMTFAAHLAHRAGHLTADAVERHRAILTSVGLPTTYEAGHWDTLATAMQRDKKTRGSVLRFIVLEDIGVPTRLVGPDEALLRAAYDDLCR; translated from the coding sequence GTGACGTCGTCGGCGACCGTCATCCCGGTCGGAACCTCCTACGACGTCGTCGTCGGCCACGGGGTGTCCGACCGCGTCACCGACCTGCTCTCCGGGGACGTCCGGCAGGTCCTCGTCGTGCGGCCGCAGTCGCTGGCCCGCCTGGCGGCCCCGGTCGTCCACCGCCTGCGCGAGGCCGGACTGACCGTTCACGAGGCCGCCGTTCCGGACAACGAGGTGGCCAAGACCGCGCAGGTGGCGGCGGGCCTGTGGGCCACGCTGGGTCAGCACGCGTTCACCCGCTCGGATGCCGTGGTGGCGGTGGGTGGTGGCACCGTGACCGACCTCGCCGGCTTCGTCGCGGCCACGTGGTTGCGTGGAGTCGCCGTGGTGCACGTGCCGACGACCCTGCTGGCGATGGTCGACGCCGCCGTCGGTGGGAAGACCGGCATCAACACGGCCGAGGGCAAGAACCTCGTGGGTTCCTTCCACGAGCCGGCCGGCGTGCTCTGCGACCTCGACGCCCTCGCCACCCTGCCCCGACCTGACCTCGTCGCCGGTCTGGCCGAGGTCGTCAAGGCCGGGTTCATCGCCGACCCGCGCATCCTCGAGCTCGTCGAGGGCGACCTCGACGCGGCGACCCGCGCCGACGGGCCCGCGATGCGTGAGCTCGTCGAGCGGGCCATCGCGATGAAGGCCGAGGTCGTCGCCGCCGACCTCAAGGAGTCGTGGCTGCGCGAGATCCTCAACTACGGGCACACCCTGGGCCATGCCGTCGAGCAGGTCGAGGGCTATCACCGCCGGCACGGTGAGGCCGTGGCGATCGGCATGACCTTCGCCGCACACCTGGCCCACCGGGCTGGGCACCTCACGGCGGATGCCGTGGAGCGGCACCGCGCGATCCTCACCTCGGTCGGCCTGCCCACCACCTACGAGGCCGGCCACTGGGACACCTTGGCCACGGCGATGCAGCGGGACAAGAAGACCCGGGGTTCGGTGCTGCGCTTCATCGTCCTCGAGGACATCGGGGTGCCCACGCGACTCGTCGGCCCGGACGAGGCGCTGCTGCGGGCCGCGTACGACGACCTCTGCCGCTGA
- a CDS encoding intradiol ring-cleavage dioxygenase, whose translation MSTQTQPPATLSLAGPEAGVHPDHDRGLEFDVRTLMARRSALGLLSGAGLLALVGCSDASTDTSASTASSATASATTSASAGATASSAAVDSVVPDETAGPYPGDGSNGTDVLDDSGIVRQDISSSFGTSTTTAAGVPLTLNLTVLNSADGYAALEGVAVYAWHADAQGRYSMYSQGVENENYLRGVQPTDGSGTASFTTIFPGCYDGRWPHIHFEVYRSTAEATSDGQIVKTSQIALPQAACEAVYADGTTYVSSADNLARTSLTRDMVFGDDGGIHQLATVTGDAASGYVANLTIAI comes from the coding sequence ATGAGCACCCAGACGCAGCCACCTGCCACCCTGTCCCTCGCCGGTCCCGAGGCCGGCGTCCACCCCGACCACGACCGCGGGCTCGAGTTCGACGTGCGCACCCTCATGGCCCGGCGCTCCGCCCTCGGCCTGCTCTCGGGTGCGGGCCTGCTCGCCCTCGTCGGCTGCTCCGACGCGTCGACCGACACGTCGGCATCCACGGCCTCCTCCGCCACGGCATCCGCCACGACGAGCGCGAGTGCCGGCGCCACGGCATCCTCAGCCGCCGTCGACTCCGTCGTGCCCGACGAGACCGCCGGCCCCTACCCGGGCGACGGCAGCAACGGCACCGACGTCCTCGACGACTCCGGCATCGTCCGCCAGGACATCTCCTCGTCGTTCGGGACCTCGACGACGACGGCCGCCGGAGTCCCGCTCACCCTGAACCTCACCGTCCTGAACTCGGCCGACGGGTACGCAGCGCTCGAGGGCGTCGCCGTCTACGCGTGGCATGCCGATGCACAGGGCCGCTACTCGATGTACTCGCAAGGGGTGGAGAACGAGAACTACCTGCGCGGGGTGCAACCCACCGACGGGAGCGGCACGGCCAGCTTCACCACGATCTTCCCCGGCTGCTACGACGGGCGGTGGCCGCACATCCACTTCGAGGTCTACCGCAGCACGGCCGAGGCGACGAGCGACGGCCAGATCGTCAAGACCAGCCAGATCGCGCTGCCGCAGGCGGCGTGCGAAGCGGTGTACGCGGACGGTACGACGTACGTGTCGAGCGCAGACAACCTCGCCCGCACGTCCCTGACGCGAGACATGGTGTTCGGTGACGACGGCGGCATCCACCAGCTGGCCACCGTGACGGGTGACGCGGCATCCGGCTACGTCGCGAACCTCACGATCGCCATCTGA
- the efp gene encoding elongation factor P, whose amino-acid sequence MASTNDLKNGLVLNLEGQLWTVVEFQHVKPGKGPAFVRTKLKNVMSGKVVDKTFNAGVKVETANVDKRNMQYLYNDGTDFIFMDGDTYDQIAVSPEVVGDAAKYMLENQDAIVARHDGTVLFIELPASVVLEISYTEPGLQGDRSTGGTKPATLETGAEIAVPLFLETGTKVKVDTRDGSYLGRVS is encoded by the coding sequence GTGGCATCGACCAACGACCTCAAGAACGGCCTCGTCCTCAACCTCGAGGGCCAGCTCTGGACCGTCGTCGAGTTCCAGCACGTCAAGCCCGGCAAGGGCCCGGCCTTCGTGCGCACCAAGCTGAAGAACGTCATGAGCGGCAAGGTCGTCGACAAGACCTTCAACGCCGGCGTCAAGGTCGAGACCGCGAACGTCGACAAGCGGAACATGCAGTACCTCTACAACGACGGCACCGACTTCATCTTCATGGACGGTGACACCTACGACCAGATCGCGGTCAGCCCCGAGGTCGTCGGTGACGCCGCCAAGTACATGCTCGAGAACCAGGACGCGATCGTGGCCCGCCACGACGGCACCGTGCTGTTCATCGAGCTGCCCGCGTCGGTCGTCCTCGAGATCTCGTACACCGAGCCGGGCCTGCAGGGCGACCGCTCGACCGGTGGCACCAAGCCGGCGACGCTCGAGACCGGCGCGGAGATCGCCGTCCCGCTGTTCCTGGAGACCGGCACCAAGGTCAAGGTCGACACCCGCGACGGTTCCTACCTGGGTCGGGTCAGCTGA
- the nusB gene encoding transcription antitermination factor NusB: MAARTKARKRALDLLFEAEQRQVNVGELLRQRLAAPVTEAPLSEFTGDLVSGVVEHWTQIDELIATYSQGWTLARMPAVDRSILRLGAYEVLYSTDVPEAVAISEWVGLATELSTDDSPKFVNGLLGRLVEVKPTLA, encoded by the coding sequence GTGGCCGCCCGCACCAAGGCCCGCAAGCGCGCGCTCGACCTGCTCTTCGAGGCCGAGCAGCGCCAGGTCAACGTCGGTGAGCTGCTGCGACAGCGGCTGGCCGCCCCCGTGACCGAGGCCCCGTTGTCGGAGTTCACCGGTGACCTCGTCAGTGGGGTCGTCGAGCACTGGACCCAGATCGACGAGCTGATCGCGACGTACTCCCAGGGCTGGACCCTGGCCAGGATGCCGGCGGTCGACCGCTCGATCCTGCGCCTGGGCGCCTACGAGGTGCTGTACTCCACGGACGTTCCCGAGGCCGTCGCGATCAGCGAGTGGGTGGGGCTGGCCACCGAATTGTCGACCGATGACAGCCCGAAGTTCGTCAACGGGCTCCTGGGCCGCCTCGTCGAGGTCAAGCCGACCCTGGCCTGA